AGGGTGCCCATGAAGTCATCAATATGACCCGCGGGTTGCATGACAAACAAATGGTAGCCGATTGGTGGTCAAGCCAAGACGGAGTAACCGCATCCAGCTTAGTCCCTTATAAGCCATGGACGGGACTGGTCTATAACGGAAAAGAATTGCCCAATCTTTATCTGTATATGATCAATACGCCTCCGATGCCGCATGGGGTCAACAATCCTCTTCCCGGTACAGGCCCTGAGCATCTGACCGTTCCGGAAGCCGGCGAGATCTGGATACCCACCTCGCTTGCCTACAAATACAACATGCACATCGGTGATGAATTGACGTTCACCTCAGGGACTGCACCAGTACATTTCACGATTGGCGCCATTGTCATCGACTTATCCCATGGCGGTCCTTTCTCGACCACTGCCCGCATCTGGATGAACGATGCCGACTACCGGTCAACTATGGGTAGCTTGTCCACTCCGGAGCAATACATGTTATCGCTTCGCTATGCGTATCCCGAACAAAGCGGGGAGTACTGGCAGCGCTTTGAGCAGGCGCTCGGATCGCCGTTTTTGGAGGAACGCGTTTCGTTTGCCGAATTGTCGGCCTTTTACTTTATCATGAACAAGGTGATCGGCTTTGTCATGAGTTTCCTCGGGCTGATCATGATCCTCGTCGCTTTGCTTACGATCGGCTTTACGATCACGGACACGATCCTTGCCAATTATCGCACCATCGGCATTCTCAAATCGATCGGCATGACTTCCGAACGCATCATCGGTACCTACTTGCTGCAATACGGTTTAATGGCGATTGTCGCCTTGGTCCCAGCACTGATTGCAAGTCGTCTCCTTTCAGATGTCATCATCCAGAATTCCCTGTCTTTTCTCAAATCCGATACAGCACCTGTTCCCGTACAAGCAGTAGATGTTGCGATCTGGACCGGCTGCGGCCTGCTGCTCATCATCCTTCTATGCGTCCTTGTTTATGCTGCTAAGACACGCCATATTGAGCCCATTCAAGCGATCCGTTACGGCATGTCGGAATCCTCGCATAGTCGTACCCATCTGCATGGTGCCCGCATAAGACTACTGGACCGATGGTCCGTACCCACGGTCATCGGCTGGAAGCATGTGAGCGGCAACAAAAAAAGCGCAGCACTGATCTTTCTGCTAATGAGCATCACGGTGGCTGTGCTCGTCTTTGGCGCCGTGCTAGTAACCAGTGTCTATCGCATTGGTGAAACGTCGGCCCAGTGGGGTTATGACGATGCGGATATCGCCATTATGGTTATCCATGCGGAAGGTATGGATCGGGGAAAAATGCAAGCCTATATCCAAAACGACCCTCGGGTTCTCAGTCTAAACTGGTCTGGGGCCGCCACCGGCGTCATCGCGGATGTCGAAGGGGATAGCGATCATCAACAGACGTTTAGCCTCCCTTTGACGGTCGTGGAAGGCAGCATGGACGAGATGGGATTTGCCTCGCTTGCGGGCCGTAATCCTGCACTGCCTAATGAAGTTTCTATCGGAATCAATATTGCGCGTAAGTTGGACAAAGATATCGGCGACATACTCACGATCTACATTGAAGGAAAACCGCAGCAATTGCTGATCACCGGCACCTTTCAGTCTATTTCCAATTTGTCGAACGTCGCCAGGGTCACCTCGGACCTTGTGGAGCAGTTGCATCCGGACGCCGGGTTTATTCAGCTTAAGAGCAAAACCGATAGCGATGCGCTTGTACAGCAGCTGAACGAGCGTTACGGCCCTTCCATCCAAGCGCTGAAGCAGGATGTGCTGCTCGATTCCGTATTCAAAGAAGCTGCGGCGGTTTTGCTCATTCCGATGAGTATGCTGGCTCTTCTGTTCATGGCTGTCACTTGTCTTATTGTTTATACGACTTGCCGTCTGCATATTCGTAAGGAAACGAAAACATATGGCATCTATGCCTCGCTCGGCCTGACAGCAACCGATATCCGTCGTGCCTTGACAAGTGGCATTGCCGGACTGGCTGCGCTTGGTGCACTTGTTGGCATCGCTTGCGGTGTCTACGCATTGCCAGCCGTGCTGCGCGGTCTGCTCTCTACCTACGGTATTGTCAAGCTGCCACTCATCATGGAATGGCCGCTGGCCATTGGGCTGGCTCTGATCGCGCTTGCTATTGCCGTCAGCGGCTGCTGGTTGGCTTCACGAATCCTCCGCCGCACCTCCCTTCGGGTGTTGGTAATGGATTCATGAGGACAGTCCACGAGCAAAAAAAGATGACCTCCAAATTTCGGAGGGCATCTTTTCTTGCTTCTTGCCTTAGTAAATCTTAATCCGTTTGTTTCACCGCCCAAGTAGATATCTTCTTATGAAGAAGATCTACTTTCTTTTGATATATTCTTCTTGGTTTTTTAATTGCATGTAACGAACAATCAGCTTGTCCAACGACTGTGAAATGGCGACAACATCTTGATGCACCAATTCGAAACTGCTGGCCACTCGCTCAAGTTCTCTTCGTAGAAGTTCGAGTTTTTTCGCTACTTGTTCGAGCTCGCTCTCGATAGAAATCATCTTGTTCACCCACCCCCGTCGTAACAAGTGATTGATGACCGTTGCCACAGTTCCTGGGACAAACTTTTTCAAACCATAAGAATTGAAGCTCTCATCTTATCGATAACGCGAATCAGCTTAAAGCTACAGCTACTTATCATTATAAAATTCGACGTAAATAAAAAAAATACCCAGAATTGGGTAATCTTTGTCTTAAGAATTTTTATGACGGTTATGTAAATTTTTTAAGAAATGCTCCTTTATGGTTGACTCTCGTTTTTGCATATATCTTTTTAATAAAAGTACGAACCGTACTTTGACTAATACCATAAATATCAGCAATTTCAGGTACATTTTTATTCTCCAGCCACCCATATGCTATTTCTTTCTCTCGATTCGTTAATTCATATTGGTGAAAGTGAGAATAGATCAGCTCCCTTTGCAGAATGGGATCCTTTTGAGGTAACTTTTCTTCAATATTCTTGGCCAAGTGTTCAATGAGTGGTATGGCAAATGTAACCTCGTGTAAATAATGAAAACTAAGGCCAAGGTAGCCTATGATCACATTTTCTATTCGAAGGGGAGTACAAACACACGCCAATTCTGAAAACAAGCGATTACTATGCTCGGCCCCAACTACGACAGAAAGCGTTTGTTGTTCCATGGATAATGAAATGGCATTATTTCCTGCGTCTTCCCTTGCCAATGAGGTCCCACTTTTCATATTATTTCTCTCGAGAAAACTTTTTAACGAACCTGTTCCGCAATAATCGATGACGGTTCCATCCATATCTGTTATAACAAATAAATAGGGTATAGACAGCAAATCGTTCATATTCCTTGTTTCCTCTTGGAGCAAATAAAGAATTTCTTTCCGTTCAATCAACCTTTCTTTTATTTCAGTCATACTGAGGATATTAGGAAAATGATTGTTTGCTTCTACCAGTGTTCTTTGACCCATTATTTTCCCTTCTTCCCTTGTAAGAATAAGCGATTAATAATGGAATCGATCTCCTATTCATCGCCGTGTCTGCATTCGGCAGCTCCTAGCGAAAAATAAAAAAACCCCATCCATTATGATAACCACAACAAAACAGACGGAGGCTTCCGTCGTATTCGGTAACTGGCTGGCATCGCGGTCTTAAGTAGATCCACATTAGCCCCTGTAGCTTTGCGTCGCCACTTTTCAGTGGGTTTGCTATTATCGTACTACGAAGTATGAATTTGTCGAATATTCAAACATGTTATGACATATTCAAACTATAACTTACATTGTTTTTCATTTAATATAGGCCGCACGACCCAAATTTCCATATTTCTGTTATATTTGTCAATCACTCTTATGTCCGTACACAGAATCACTTTTTGCGCCAAGCAGGTTCATAGATCGACTTAGGAGGAGGAAACTGATGAATCCAGTTAATGATCCGGGTCGATATCCACTGGCATACAACTGCAAGGATAATAATTTTCCAATCGATCACATAGGCAGTGAAGGCGAATATGATTCCATTCATCCAGAACAATGAGGTACCGGGGTTGATTCTTTTATACTTATAAATGGCTAAGGCAACATAACCGATTCCCCCGTTCGATACCCTCTGCTTTATGAGGATGGCGACACCTGTTCCGAGAATAACCGAGCCGAATAGAAGATCGATCCATACGTTGCCAAACGGGGGTTCTAAGAACACCTCGAAGAAATTAACGGAAACGGACGTCACCGTTATAACAAATATGGTCCCGAAGGCACTGACACCGTCAAGATAAGGGACTGTAAAGGCGAGGAAAATAAAATTGGCTAACCACAGTCCGAGACTCATTGGGAGCTCAAACATATGGTTCAGAAGAACCGCGATCCCTGCTCCTCCCCCCGAAGGAATGGCGTGAGGAAACAAGAACATTGCCATGGCAAAACCTTGAATGATGGAGCCGGCGGTAATGAAGAAGAGTTTCTTGGAAATACGACGAAAGAAAAAGGGGCTCTTTCGCCCGGGCATGATCTGTAAATTCACGCGGAATCATCCTTCATAGATTAGAGTAACAAGCCAGTCCTGCTTGTTTAGTGTATGCTTGTTCCCTGAAGGGGATTACCGGGATCGGTCTCTTTAACGAAAATATGTATAGGCTGACTCTGGAGATCTCCATAGACAGCCTTCTAGTAATTATCATTCTCTTGTGGTTTGGTCTATGTTTAAATCACGTAACAAAATCCATCCGTATGTTTCTCTCTCACCCCGAGTTCAAACGTATCTTGACGAAGTCCCCGGCGCATCGTTTCAAGGGAAAGCACTTCGGTGGGTTGGATATTCCCCAAATGCACATTAGATCCCAATTTGCGGAGAAGCATCGCTTGCTGCTCCTTAAGAGGTGCCTCCCAAATCAGCTTTCTTGCATCCGACACGTAGTCGATGATAGTATTTATCATTTCTTCCTGGCACTCGCCATGCTTATCGAAAATACCGATACCCAGTCCTGACTCGCGCGCTTCAACGATGATATACTCGGCACCTACGTCTAAATCCGCTTCCATCGTATACGCGAGCATTTCGGCTTCGATGCGGGAACCGGATTGCTTTTTACCATACTCCGTAAAAACCCGAAGTCCGCGTTGTTTACCTTCCCGGATGAGCTCCGTTCGTTTTTTTCGCGACATCTCAATCGTGCCGTCGGATACTTCTATAGCGTTAAATCCAAGACGGCAAACGGTATTAAAAAATGCGGGGACGACATCTTGCTGCACGGCTGTCTCAAGCAAGGTTCCGCCGGGCATGACCGTGATTCCATGTTGTTTGGCTAGATTGATCTTATATAGCAGCATTTCCGTTTTATACAGCGGAGCCGTCCCAAAACCGAATTTGACGCAATCGATGTAATCCGAGGCTGTCTCGATCACATCTGAAAACATGTTTCTACCCAAGCCTTTATCAATAACCATCGTCATCCCGCGTTCCATGACCCCGTAGGTGTCGTGGTCTTTTTTGCCGTGCTCGGGATTTTCGCGCAGCCCGCTCGGATCACATATCTCCATGGGCCAAACTGTTCGCAGGGAACTGTTCATTTTAGGATCTCCTCAATTCTTTTTGATGTAGTCGTTTAATCCAATGACATTGGCATAATATGCTCATGCCCATTGACAGGTGCCCATCTTTTACAATAAGCGATTTGTCTGGTCATCCGATCTGCCGAGGCGGCTTAATCAAAAAGAACACGAATCCTAAAGCAACCAAAGATAGTGAAGACACGGTTATGAAAACGACATGATCCGATTTATCCATCATCCACCCGAATAAGGGAGGCCCTGCTGCAACCCCCAAAAATCGCAAGCTATTGTAAAGGGACGTAATCATTCCCCGCTCACTTTTCTCAACAGCGCCGGTGATCATTGTATTTAAGCAAGGAAGAAGCATTCCGGTTCCAATGCAGCTGACTGTTAGCAACCCGATAAACACATAAATGTTGTTAAAAAAGAAAAGCGTAGCCGCCAGAGAAAGGGTCATGGCAATCAGCCCGATATTCATCAGCCAACGGATCAGCAGGCCCTTTTTCTTGATCAAGCTTCCAGTTGTATAGGAGGTGATCACCATCCCGAGTAATGGGATGGCCAATATCAAGCCCTTCTTGACCCCGTCGATGTGGTACGGCTTGTCTTCAAGAATGTTGGATAAATAGAATAGTACGCCAAACAAAATGAACAACCCCAGTGATCCGGCAAAAAAAGCAGTGATGAGCCAGCGGCCTTTTTCTTTGAAGATGCCTTTGATTTTCCCAAGGTATTTCCCTAGTTCTTGCTTTGAAGATTGTTTCGATTCTTTGATCATAAAAATGACGGCCAACAACGATAACGCACAGAACACGGGAAATGCGAAAAAGGAAGCATACCACACGATCAGCATAAGCAGAGAGCCGATGATCGGGCTGAGTACCTTCCCTGCGCCATTGGAGGCTTCGATTAAGCCCAGTGCCTTGCTTTCGGTCCCGCCATCGTATAAATCGCCAACGAGCGCCATGGCAATCGGTGCTGTTCCGGCGGCCGCTAGCCCCTGAATCGCCCTCGCAGAGATAATCACCGCAAATGAGTTCCAAATGGCGCCGAATCCTGCCAGAATACCGGCAGCTCCATATATGATCAAGGCGGGTATAATAATAATTTTTCGTCCATATCGATCGGACAAATAACCAATAATCGGAATAAACAAGCCTGCTGCCAAGGAGAAAATTGTGATGATCAAGCTGCTTTGAAATTTACTGATACCAAGCTCCCTTTGCATTTCTGGAAGCCCCGGGACTAGCATGGAATTGCCGAAAACGAGTACGATCGGGATCGTCGCTAGTGCGATAAATTCCCACAATTGACCCTTTGAGCTGTTAGAAGACTTTGATTTTCCGGAAGATTCGCTGTCTTTTGTCTCCGCGGAGTCGGTCTGCAGGTCGATATCGCTATTAAAGCTAATATTCAGTTTTCGCTTTTTGGTCTTTTCCATGGTATCGCTCCTCGGACTTGAAGTTCGTTTATAGTAGGCCATTTATTAGTACATGCTTCCTAATTATCACCACATCCGAATTTAATATTCCTTCATTGCTGCCGAATCCTTGGAGGATTTGAGCACTCCTTGGATTTGGGCAAATATACTGTTACTAAAATAGCCCAAGTATGCCGGGTGAAAGGGGTTTGCTGCATGCCGATACGGATTATCCAAGGACATCATCATACATTGGAAGCATCCCACATCAATGTTGTAATTGATGTTATAAGGGCTTTTACCGTAGCTCACTATGCCTTTATCAATGGGGTTCAAGGTATCATTCTGGCAGGAACTCTAGACGACGCCTTGCGTCTAAAAAAAATCGATCCTGACTTTTTATTAGCGGGAGAGATACAGGGGCTGCCGATTCCGGGGTTTGAACTGGACAATTCGCCTGTACGTTTACACAACTTGGATCTTCGGGAGAAATTTCTGATCCAGAAGACAACCAATGGGGTTACAGCAACCCTAAACGCATTGAGTACCGAGCACCTATTCGTTACCGGGTTCACCAATGCAAGAACAACAGCAGAGTTTATAAAGAGGAACTTATTAAAAGAAGACAACATGATGATTAATTTAATTGCTTCGCATCCGTCAGGGGATGATGATCTGGCCTGCGCACAATATATATCGGAGATTCTCCAAGACACTAACCGTATATCTGCCGAGGAAACCATTGAACGGATTCGAAAGTCAGAAGCGGTCGAGAAATTTTACGATAATGAAAAACCGGAATTTTTACAGGAGGATATTTCGTTTTGCATCCAAGAGCTCCCTTCCGATTTTGTAATGAAAGTGAATCTTAATAAAAGTAATCCGTTGATTGAAAGGTTCCAGGTGGGGGCTTTAATCCCTGATCATGAGGGGTATCACTTGTGAATTTCTGATCCGTCATCATAAGGGTATAATTTACATTGATAAAAGAACGAATGTTCGCATATAATACAAACAAACGTTCCCGTCAATGAGGTGGTTAATGATGTTGAGTATTGGGTTGAAACCAGATGAAACCCAACTGGTGAAGGATTATATTTTATTACCCCTTTTACTTGATGTGTTAGAGCATGATCGTTCGATCCTATGCAGAGCAGATTTAAAGACCCCCGAGCTAACGAATGCGATCATCGACCATTTGCAGGCAGCCGCATTATCCGATTTAGCTCAGGCTCGTAAAAAAATGCGTGAATATGCCATTAAGGTTTACGAGGATCGAAAAACAAAGCTGGGCATTGAGGTTGAATTCATCTGTAGAGGGTATCATCACAAGCTGTCCATACTATGGGGGCTAATTGAGGCGGAGATCGAGCAAAGATCGTACACCTACCTGGGGCTACAAATTGCAGATAAGGGGAGTCTGTTGTGAAATCATCTAGCCGAGTCATCATGTTAGGGGATTGCCAGTCCTTTTATGCATCTGTTGAGAAAGCTGACCATCCCGAGTATACAGGCCGCCCTTTGGTAGTTGCAGGGGATCCGGAAAGACGTTCAGGTATCGTGCTGGCTGCTTGTCCGCTTGCTAAAGAAAAAGGAATAACGACGGCAGAGAGATTAGGGGAAGCACTGTCAAAGTGCCCGGATCTTGTCGTCATTAAACCCAGGATGCAGAAGTATATTGACGTTTCGATGCAAATCACGGAGATATACAAGAGTTATACCGATTTGGTTGAGCCTTACAGTATCGACGAGCAGTTTCTAGACGTTACCGGTTCGCTGCATCTGTTCGGCACACCCGATGAGTTAGCCCAAACCATTCAGCGTCATATCCAGGATGCTACGGGTGTTTACGCCCGCTTCGGCATCGGTGAAACCAAAATCCTGGCTAAAACCGCCTGTGACAACTATGCCAAGAAAAATCCGTCCGGCATTTACACTTTGTCCAAGGACTCGCTTGCGGATACCCTTTGGAAATTGCCCGTTAGCTGTATGTTTATGGCCGGCAGCAAGATGACCCGCCACTTTAACGTCATGGGGCTGCCCACGATCGGCAGCGTGGCTCAGACGCCTCTTGCTAAATTGAAGCAGATGATGCGCCGTAAATTCGGTAAAAATTCCGATATCTCAGCCGAGATGTACTGGCGAATTGCCAACGGAATCGATGACAGCCCGGTAAGACCAGGCACTCACCAAGTTGACCCTAAATCGGTTGGACACATGATGACCCTCCCTCGGGATTATACCAAGCTGGAAGAAATCAAGGTCGTGCTGCTTGAGCTAACCGAGTTGGTTTGCCAGCGATGCCGCGGTCTTGGTTTTATGGGGCATGTGGTGTCGGTCGGTTGTATGGGAGCAGACTTTGACCGCCCTACGGGATTTAGCCGACAGATGAAGATGGAGGATCCATCGAATATTACGAATCAGGTTTACCGCTGGGCATGCCGGCTGCTTGAAATGTATTGGGACGGCCTGCCGATTCGGCGGGTCGGTATTAGCTTGTCACAGTTTTCCCCGGATACGGAATACCAAATGTCATTGTTTGATACAGGACGGGAGCGGTCAATGGCACTTGAACGGGTGACCGATGCCCTAAAAAATAAATACGGGAATTCGATTGTGATTAGAGCCGTATCCAAAACAGACGCAGGCCAAGCGCTGGACCGATCAGCCAAGATAGGAGGACACTATAAATGACAACACGAAAAAAGCTTGAGGGTAACGGACTGTGGGAATCCAGTCGGATGATGCTGCCGGAACATAAAGAAACCATCATTCGCAGACAACTGGAAGAGGGCAGAAAAGACCGGCCGACGCTGGATCCGCAAGAAATGGAATTAATCGAGAGCGCGCTCGCCGAGTCATTTCATGAACACCGCATGATTACCGTGAGGCTGTTCGATGAATATGAGAACACGGAATTGACAGGAATTGTCGTGCTGATCCACACGTTTAGACGGGAAATCAAACTCTCCATGGCCGAAGAGGAATCGCGCTGGATTAAAATTGACGAGATCCTTTCAGCAGGATAAAGGCGGATAATAAAGCGGCCGTCCCATAAGTAGATTTAGTTGCTTGACGTACGGCTCTCATAAACAGAAAGTGTGTCAAATAAAGCCATGGCGGTGCTCAGGATGTTACTCCACACCGTTATGGCTTCTGTTTTGATCATTGGCCGCCTTCTTGAGCAAATTGGGATACTTCCTCCAAATCCATTGGCAGATAAAGTTGGTCGACCTGCACGGCATAGCGGAGAGGACGAATCGATTCCGGACAAGCGTCAGCGCTCGCCTTTGCCCCCACATTTCGTCCTTACTCAAAACCATTCCAAGAAATGTGGGGGCAACGGGAGGAACGATTCGTACATGGAGCGTCACCTATAACCTATACCCCATAAAATCTATCGAATCTAACGTTTGTTGACTATAGTATCAAGTTTGTTATCTGGAAGCAGCGAATCCTCCTCTTATACAATGAAACTAACAAGTGCACCGACAAGCGAGATAACACCGTAAGGAGTGACAGACATGAGCTCTACAGCCGAATCAAAAGATAAACGAAAGCGCTTACGAATACGCTGGCACAAGCAGGATACGGAACTTACCCTCTTGGCGCTGCCGACCACGATTTGGTACATCCTGTTTAGTTTCTTACCGATGTTCGGGATCATTATCGCCTTCAAAAATTTCAAGATTAGCGGCGGCTTCTTGAGCAATGTGTTTAACAGTCCATGGGTCGGCCTCAAAAACTTCGAATTTTTATTCAAATCGAATGACGCTTGGATCATTATTCGCAACACCATTGGCTACAACATTGTGTTTATCGTGCTAGGAATCGTTCTGCCCGTTCTATTCGCGATTATGATCGGACTCCTCCACAGCCGCAAAGCGAGCAAGGTCTACCAGACGATGATGTTCCTCCCCTATTTCCTATCCTGGGTAGTCGTATCTGCGGTAGGCTGGGCATTCTTAAGCTTCGATAAAGGAATTGTCAATCAAATGCTCGTCAATATGGGCAGCGATCCGATTAACTGGTATATGGAGCCGAAATATTGGCCATTGTTCTTGATTCTCTTAAATGTCTGGAAGGGGCTGGGCTATGGTATGGTCATTTATTTGGCAACCATCACGAGCATTGACAGCACCTATTATGAAGCAGCTGTTATTGATGGCGCTTCGATTTGGCAGCAGACGAGATTTATTACACTGCCCATGCTCAAGCTGGTGATCGTCATGATGTTCATACTGGCCGTCGGGCGGATATTTTACACTGATTTCGGCTTGTTCTATCAGGTCACGCGAGATTCCAATTCGCTGTTCAACGTGGCAACCACCATCGATGTCATGGTGTATAAGCAGCTGAAAACCGCCACCGTAGGGATGGCATCCGCAGCCGCATTCGTACAGTCTGTTCTGGGATGCGCAACGATTCTGATCGCTAACTGGATTGTTCGCAGAATCGATCCGGATAGCGCGATGATGTAAGGAGGCAAGACGATGACACCGAAAACCACTTACGAGACAGGCCTTGAGAAGTTTAACCGTACAAACAAAGCCGTCAATCTGTTCTTCAACTTGATATTTATCATCTTGGCTCTGCTCTGCGTCATACCCGTAGTTGTTGTTCTGTCCATTTCCTTCTCCAGTGAGGAGTCCATCCGTGAGACCGGTTATCACCTGCTCCCGGTCGCTCTGTCGGCTGAGGCATACGTCTATATCGTTAAGCAGGGAACGATGATTCTGCGAGCGCTCGGGGTATCCGCCCTCGTTACCGTGGCCGGTACCGTGCTCGGCGTATTGCTTACCGCCTCCATGGGTTATGTGCTGTCTCGCCCAAACTACAAGCTCAGGGGCTTTCTGACCTGGGTGGTATTCATCCCCATGGTATTCAACGGCGGCTTGGTGTCCAGCTACTTCATTAATACCAATTTATTAGGACTTAAGGATAGCATCTGGGCACTTATTCTACCGCTGGCTGTTTCATCGTTCAACGTGATTATATGTAAAACCTTCTTCAAGAGCACGATTCCCGATGGGCTGATCGAATCTGCTGAAATCGATGGTGCCAGCCAGCTGCGAATCTTCTTCTCTATCATCCTGCCGATCTCGCTGCCGGTCATCGCAACCATCGGACTGTTTCTCTGCTTTGCTTACTGGAATGACTGGTTCCAATCGATGCTGTATATCGACAACCAGAACCTGTATTCCCTGCAAGCACTGCTCAACAGCTTAATGAGTAATGTAGACGCACTCGCGAAAAATGCAGCAAGTATGGGCGTCAGCTACGCCATGCTCGTTGCCACGATGCCGAAGGAATCAGCCCGTATGGCTGTCGCCATTCTCATCGTGCTGCCGGTAGCATTTGCCTACCCTTTCTTCCAGAAATATTTTATTTCCGGATTGACGGTCGGCGCCGTGAAAGGCTAAAGACGAAATAAGCCAAGAAA
Above is a window of Paenibacillus sp. FSL K6-1330 DNA encoding:
- a CDS encoding FtsX-like permease family protein — protein: MRAILTLCWGNLRKRKMQNTLIALLIALSALLVSTAFTVLMNTENVFNDRHTAAQGAHEVINMTRGLHDKQMVADWWSSQDGVTASSLVPYKPWTGLVYNGKELPNLYLYMINTPPMPHGVNNPLPGTGPEHLTVPEAGEIWIPTSLAYKYNMHIGDELTFTSGTAPVHFTIGAIVIDLSHGGPFSTTARIWMNDADYRSTMGSLSTPEQYMLSLRYAYPEQSGEYWQRFEQALGSPFLEERVSFAELSAFYFIMNKVIGFVMSFLGLIMILVALLTIGFTITDTILANYRTIGILKSIGMTSERIIGTYLLQYGLMAIVALVPALIASRLLSDVIIQNSLSFLKSDTAPVPVQAVDVAIWTGCGLLLIILLCVLVYAAKTRHIEPIQAIRYGMSESSHSRTHLHGARIRLLDRWSVPTVIGWKHVSGNKKSAALIFLLMSITVAVLVFGAVLVTSVYRIGETSAQWGYDDADIAIMVIHAEGMDRGKMQAYIQNDPRVLSLNWSGAATGVIADVEGDSDHQQTFSLPLTVVEGSMDEMGFASLAGRNPALPNEVSIGINIARKLDKDIGDILTIYIEGKPQQLLITGTFQSISNLSNVARVTSDLVEQLHPDAGFIQLKSKTDSDALVQQLNERYGPSIQALKQDVLLDSVFKEAAAVLLIPMSMLALLFMAVTCLIVYTTCRLHIRKETKTYGIYASLGLTATDIRRALTSGIAGLAALGALVGIACGVYALPAVLRGLLSTYGIVKLPLIMEWPLAIGLALIALAIAVSGCWLASRILRRTSLRVLVMDS
- a CDS encoding Spo0E family sporulation regulatory protein-aspartic acid phosphatase, with product MISIESELEQVAKKLELLRRELERVASSFELVHQDVVAISQSLDKLIVRYMQLKNQEEYIKRK
- a CDS encoding LuxR C-terminal-related transcriptional regulator, with protein sequence MGQRTLVEANNHFPNILSMTEIKERLIERKEILYLLQEETRNMNDLLSIPYLFVITDMDGTVIDYCGTGSLKSFLERNNMKSGTSLAREDAGNNAISLSMEQQTLSVVVGAEHSNRLFSELACVCTPLRIENVIIGYLGLSFHYLHEVTFAIPLIEHLAKNIEEKLPQKDPILQRELIYSHFHQYELTNREKEIAYGWLENKNVPEIADIYGISQSTVRTFIKKIYAKTRVNHKGAFLKKFT
- a CDS encoding YitT family protein is translated as MPGRKSPFFFRRISKKLFFITAGSIIQGFAMAMFLFPHAIPSGGGAGIAVLLNHMFELPMSLGLWLANFIFLAFTVPYLDGVSAFGTIFVITVTSVSVNFFEVFLEPPFGNVWIDLLFGSVILGTGVAILIKQRVSNGGIGYVALAIYKYKRINPGTSLFWMNGIIFAFTAYVIDWKIIILAVVCQWISTRIINWIHQFPPPKSIYEPAWRKK
- a CDS encoding phosphosulfolactate synthase, encoding MNSSLRTVWPMEICDPSGLRENPEHGKKDHDTYGVMERGMTMVIDKGLGRNMFSDVIETASDYIDCVKFGFGTAPLYKTEMLLYKINLAKQHGITVMPGGTLLETAVQQDVVPAFFNTVCRLGFNAIEVSDGTIEMSRKKRTELIREGKQRGLRVFTEYGKKQSGSRIEAEMLAYTMEADLDVGAEYIIVEARESGLGIGIFDKHGECQEEMINTIIDYVSDARKLIWEAPLKEQQAMLLRKLGSNVHLGNIQPTEVLSLETMRRGLRQDTFELGVREKHTDGFCYVI
- a CDS encoding MFS transporter; amino-acid sequence: MEKTKKRKLNISFNSDIDLQTDSAETKDSESSGKSKSSNSSKGQLWEFIALATIPIVLVFGNSMLVPGLPEMQRELGISKFQSSLIITIFSLAAGLFIPIIGYLSDRYGRKIIIIPALIIYGAAGILAGFGAIWNSFAVIISARAIQGLAAAGTAPIAMALVGDLYDGGTESKALGLIEASNGAGKVLSPIIGSLLMLIVWYASFFAFPVFCALSLLAVIFMIKESKQSSKQELGKYLGKIKGIFKEKGRWLITAFFAGSLGLFILFGVLFYLSNILEDKPYHIDGVKKGLILAIPLLGMVITSYTTGSLIKKKGLLIRWLMNIGLIAMTLSLAATLFFFNNIYVFIGLLTVSCIGTGMLLPCLNTMITGAVEKSERGMITSLYNSLRFLGVAAGPPLFGWMMDKSDHVVFITVSSLSLVALGFVFFLIKPPRQIG
- a CDS encoding 2-phosphosulfolactate phosphatase, which codes for MPIRIIQGHHHTLEASHINVVIDVIRAFTVAHYAFINGVQGIILAGTLDDALRLKKIDPDFLLAGEIQGLPIPGFELDNSPVRLHNLDLREKFLIQKTTNGVTATLNALSTEHLFVTGFTNARTTAEFIKRNLLKEDNMMINLIASHPSGDDDLACAQYISEILQDTNRISAEETIERIRKSEAVEKFYDNEKPEFLQEDISFCIQELPSDFVMKVNLNKSNPLIERFQVGALIPDHEGYHL
- a CDS encoding DNA polymerase IV — its product is MKSSSRVIMLGDCQSFYASVEKADHPEYTGRPLVVAGDPERRSGIVLAACPLAKEKGITTAERLGEALSKCPDLVVIKPRMQKYIDVSMQITEIYKSYTDLVEPYSIDEQFLDVTGSLHLFGTPDELAQTIQRHIQDATGVYARFGIGETKILAKTACDNYAKKNPSGIYTLSKDSLADTLWKLPVSCMFMAGSKMTRHFNVMGLPTIGSVAQTPLAKLKQMMRRKFGKNSDISAEMYWRIANGIDDSPVRPGTHQVDPKSVGHMMTLPRDYTKLEEIKVVLLELTELVCQRCRGLGFMGHVVSVGCMGADFDRPTGFSRQMKMEDPSNITNQVYRWACRLLEMYWDGLPIRRVGISLSQFSPDTEYQMSLFDTGRERSMALERVTDALKNKYGNSIVIRAVSKTDAGQALDRSAKIGGHYK
- a CDS encoding YolD-like family protein, which encodes MTTRKKLEGNGLWESSRMMLPEHKETIIRRQLEEGRKDRPTLDPQEMELIESALAESFHEHRMITVRLFDEYENTELTGIVVLIHTFRREIKLSMAEEESRWIKIDEILSAG